A genome region from Vibrio tapetis subsp. tapetis includes the following:
- the ggt gene encoding gamma-glutamyltransferase, with protein MQWKTKLTTLATSTLIFASHVSWANQVADSVAPEQSSGLETKQLVKANDWMVTAANPLATQAGADVLARGGNAIDAMVAVQLMLGLVEPQSSGIGGGAFLVYFDGKGKQLETYDGRETAPLDATPRLFQDENGQPLKFYDAVVGGRSVGTPGTVQLLWDTHQKYGKLEWASLIKPIAQLAENGFTISPRLATLIDNDQKRLSRFATTKAYFFNADGSPKTAGTLLKNPEYAATLEAISKNGAKAFYQGEIAADIINTVQTAKGNPGVLAQKDLDAYSIKQREPVCSAYESYQVCGMGPPSSGALTVGQILAMTEKFDLKGWGPNDAKSWQVLADASRLAFADRGMYMADQDYVPMPTKGLVNTDYLQERAQLITAGKALDSAPSGTPPWDHAMQRSQDVSIELPSTSHFNIVDSDGNVVSMTTTIENAFGSRLMVRGFLLNNELTDFSFKTHNDGKPIANRLEPGKRPRSSMAPTIIMQDDKPYMAIGSPGGSRIIGYVAQAIIAHTQWDMDIQQAINQPHFLNRFGTLDLEKGTSAESFKPELEKMGFKVNIRDLNSGLHAIRLTKDGLEGAADPRREGAAIGQ; from the coding sequence ATGCAGTGGAAAACAAAACTAACAACCCTCGCCACTTCTACCCTAATTTTTGCCTCTCACGTCAGTTGGGCAAATCAAGTAGCGGATTCCGTCGCCCCCGAACAAAGTAGTGGGTTAGAAACCAAGCAACTCGTTAAAGCTAACGACTGGATGGTCACGGCAGCCAACCCGCTGGCCACACAAGCGGGTGCGGATGTCCTCGCTCGTGGTGGTAACGCCATTGATGCGATGGTTGCCGTACAACTTATGCTTGGTTTGGTAGAGCCTCAGTCATCAGGTATCGGCGGTGGGGCATTCCTTGTTTATTTTGATGGTAAAGGCAAGCAGCTCGAAACTTACGATGGCCGCGAAACCGCACCACTTGATGCAACTCCTCGTTTATTCCAAGACGAAAATGGACAACCGCTGAAGTTCTATGATGCCGTTGTTGGCGGTCGTTCCGTTGGCACGCCGGGCACGGTGCAGTTGCTGTGGGATACTCACCAGAAATACGGCAAGCTAGAGTGGGCATCACTGATTAAGCCCATCGCTCAACTGGCTGAAAACGGTTTTACCATCAGCCCGCGTTTAGCAACCCTGATTGATAATGACCAAAAGCGCCTAAGCCGCTTTGCGACGACCAAAGCCTACTTCTTTAATGCCGATGGCAGCCCGAAAACAGCAGGGACGCTGCTTAAGAATCCAGAATACGCAGCGACATTAGAGGCTATCTCGAAGAACGGGGCTAAAGCCTTCTATCAAGGCGAGATCGCGGCCGACATCATCAATACGGTACAAACTGCAAAAGGGAACCCGGGCGTATTGGCACAAAAAGACTTAGATGCGTATTCAATTAAACAGCGAGAGCCTGTTTGTTCCGCGTATGAGAGTTACCAAGTTTGTGGCATGGGGCCACCAAGTTCAGGTGCATTAACGGTTGGGCAAATTTTAGCGATGACCGAGAAATTTGACCTAAAAGGGTGGGGACCAAACGACGCAAAATCTTGGCAGGTATTAGCCGACGCGTCTCGTCTAGCCTTTGCAGACCGAGGCATGTACATGGCAGACCAAGACTACGTGCCAATGCCGACAAAAGGGTTAGTCAATACGGACTACTTGCAAGAACGTGCCCAGTTAATTACCGCAGGTAAAGCATTAGACAGCGCACCTTCTGGCACGCCTCCGTGGGATCATGCAATGCAGAGAAGCCAAGATGTTTCTATTGAGCTGCCTTCCACCAGTCACTTCAATATTGTTGATAGCGATGGCAATGTCGTCTCAATGACCACCACCATTGAGAACGCATTTGGCTCACGCCTTATGGTGAGAGGTTTTCTACTCAACAACGAACTGACGGATTTCTCATTTAAAACGCACAACGATGGCAAGCCTATTGCTAACCGTCTTGAGCCGGGTAAGCGTCCACGTTCTTCGATGGCACCTACTATCATCATGCAAGACGACAAACCTTACATGGCGATTGGTTCTCCGGGCGGTAGCCGTATCATAGGCTATGTGGCACAAGCCATTATTGCTCATACTCAATGGGACATGGATATTCAGCAGGCCATCAATCAGCCGCACTTCCTAAATCGCTTTGGGACGTTAGATCTGGAAAAGGGCACATCGGCGGAAAGCTTCAAACCCGAACTAGAAAAGATGGGGTTTAAGGTCAACATTCGCGATCTTAACTCAGGTTTACACGCGATTCGTCTAACAAAAGACGGCCTAGAAGGCGCTGCCGATCCTCGTCGTGAGGGGGCGGCTATTGGGCAATAG
- a CDS encoding VOC family protein: MFSLDSIVLYVEDVQRSMAFYAKAFNCEPKLLSPTFAALDFASNVKITLKQTDALTPASTVKGGGTELSIPVTDKEMLDSLFDKWSQQGVEFAQEREESVYGINFVAIDPDGHRIRIFS, from the coding sequence ATGTTTTCTCTCGATTCAATCGTCCTTTATGTTGAAGATGTCCAACGTAGCATGGCGTTCTACGCTAAAGCTTTCAACTGTGAACCTAAGCTTCTATCTCCGACGTTTGCCGCGCTGGACTTTGCCAGCAACGTTAAAATCACACTCAAGCAAACTGATGCACTGACTCCGGCCAGTACAGTTAAAGGCGGGGGAACTGAGCTTTCTATCCCCGTCACAGACAAAGAGATGCTTGACTCTCTATTTGATAAATGGAGCCAGCAAGGGGTTGAGTTTGCTCAAGAACGTGAAGAATCTGTATATGGCATTAACTTTGTAGCCATCGATCCTGACGGCCACCGTATTCGAATATTTTCTTAA
- a CDS encoding spermidine synthase, giving the protein MFKRNKVLTAAACLVVGFTSPVTAEVIHQERSLYRDIVVEDIDDVRCLKFNNKSKALTQSCMYKSDPQRLYFVYTKLLFSALLTIDDPQNVLVIGLGGGSMSNALHKIYPSIQIDNVEIDPSVVKVARDYFDFYESDDIKSYTQDGRIFIKRALLKKQQYDWVILDAYNGDYIPDHLLTEEFLQEAKSLLSPNGVLTANTFVSSQLYGHESATYQSVFGHFYNVRFDDNQNRVILVKNWETAQELEFSSPATTKKLQQRIAVLKDKVAPMDVDLQKLSQLFSSTKDAQDWDSNTRVLTDQYSPANLLNASN; this is encoded by the coding sequence ATGTTTAAACGAAACAAAGTTCTCACAGCAGCCGCTTGTTTAGTTGTAGGTTTTACGTCACCCGTAACCGCGGAAGTGATTCATCAAGAACGCTCGCTCTATCGTGATATCGTTGTTGAAGATATCGACGACGTGCGCTGTCTAAAGTTCAACAACAAGAGCAAAGCGCTTACTCAGAGCTGTATGTATAAGAGTGATCCACAACGGCTCTATTTTGTGTATACCAAATTATTGTTCTCAGCGTTACTCACCATCGACGACCCACAAAATGTACTTGTTATAGGCTTGGGTGGTGGAAGTATGTCGAATGCACTGCATAAGATTTATCCGAGCATACAAATCGATAATGTTGAGATTGACCCGTCGGTAGTCAAGGTTGCAAGAGACTACTTTGATTTCTACGAAAGCGATGACATAAAGTCATACACTCAAGATGGGCGCATTTTCATTAAGCGGGCTTTGTTGAAAAAACAGCAATATGATTGGGTGATCCTCGACGCTTATAATGGAGACTACATTCCTGACCACCTTCTCACTGAGGAGTTTTTGCAGGAAGCAAAATCTCTCCTATCGCCAAATGGTGTCCTTACCGCAAACACCTTTGTCAGTAGTCAACTGTACGGGCATGAATCCGCGACTTATCAATCCGTATTCGGGCATTTTTACAATGTACGCTTTGACGATAACCAAAACCGAGTCATCTTGGTTAAGAACTGGGAAACCGCTCAAGAGTTAGAATTTTCATCCCCAGCGACAACTAAGAAATTGCAACAACGTATAGCGGTCTTGAAAGATAAAGTTGCACCGATGGATGTTGATCTACAAAAGCTAAGTCAACTGTTTTCATCGACTAAAGATGCACAAGATTGGGACAGCAATACCAGAGTATTAACCGATCAATATTCGCCAGCCAATTTATTGAATGCCAGTAATTAA
- a CDS encoding fused MFS/spermidine synthase, which produces MWISTNGDPNKMTEYSDNFAQPAELDLTPAKKLWQNPLVYLLAFSSGFSIMGIELLGGRILAPYFGSSVHIWGSIITVFMLSLSFGYLLGGRLSTRNPSLRTYGLIFVIAGITVTPIWLLAEPIMEVIFLSVEDSRYGSLLASVALFFIPTIILGMISPYSVRLLVENQHKSGQVAGTLYFVSTLGSALGTIMTSFYFILWFEVNTIIIAFSSLLFLLGVGAIGLHTFKLTTMDSEGDARRQDV; this is translated from the coding sequence ATGTGGATTTCAACCAATGGCGACCCCAATAAAATGACGGAATATTCAGACAACTTCGCTCAGCCTGCTGAGCTAGATTTAACGCCAGCCAAAAAGTTATGGCAGAACCCATTAGTTTATCTGCTCGCCTTTTCCAGTGGCTTTTCAATCATGGGAATTGAATTGTTGGGCGGAAGGATCTTAGCACCTTACTTTGGTTCTAGTGTTCATATCTGGGGTAGTATCATTACCGTCTTTATGCTGAGTCTCTCCTTCGGCTATTTGCTTGGAGGGAGGCTTTCTACTCGTAACCCTAGCTTGAGAACATACGGATTGATATTCGTTATTGCGGGTATCACTGTTACCCCAATTTGGCTGCTTGCAGAGCCGATTATGGAAGTGATATTTCTCTCAGTGGAGGATAGCCGCTATGGTTCACTGCTTGCCTCCGTTGCTCTCTTTTTTATTCCTACCATTATCTTAGGCATGATATCTCCTTACTCTGTTCGGCTTTTGGTGGAAAACCAGCACAAAAGTGGTCAAGTCGCAGGTACGCTCTACTTTGTATCTACCCTTGGCAGTGCGCTTGGTACGATTATGACGTCGTTTTACTTCATCCTATGGTTTGAGGTAAATACGATCATTATTGCGTTCAGTAGTTTGCTTTTCTTACTCGGGGTAGGCGCTATTGGGCTACATACTTTCAAACTAACAACCATGGACTCAGAAGGTGATGCGAGGCGACAGGATGTTTAA
- the cra gene encoding catabolite repressor/activator has translation MTLDEVAKLAGVSKTTASYVINGKAKKYRISEKTQQKVMAVVEQHNYRPDHAASSLRAGNSRSFGLIIPDLENTSYARLAKLLEQNSRKAGYQILIGCSDDEPETEIKVAEALVSRRIDALFVASAIPNASEYYLKLQNSGTPVIAIDRPLDDEHFSCVLSEDFSAAFELTQSLMSDSVKTIGLIGALPELNISRERQQGFESAIKAQNKQAQIGYGEHFNAEEGKAVLQQWLANNTVPDAIVTTSYTLLEGVLDVLVEKPELMQTVKLATFGDNRLLDFLPTKVNSLPQQFEVIADSALALALNASAKRYQAGIELVPRKIRVRA, from the coding sequence ATGACATTGGATGAAGTAGCAAAACTGGCCGGAGTCTCTAAAACCACAGCCAGCTATGTCATTAACGGTAAGGCTAAAAAGTACCGAATCAGTGAAAAAACGCAGCAAAAAGTCATGGCCGTGGTGGAGCAACATAACTACCGTCCTGATCATGCGGCTTCGTCACTTCGTGCTGGCAATAGCCGTTCATTTGGTTTGATTATTCCCGATCTGGAAAACACCAGTTACGCTCGTTTAGCAAAATTGCTCGAACAAAACTCTCGTAAAGCTGGGTATCAAATCTTGATAGGGTGCTCAGATGACGAGCCAGAAACCGAAATCAAAGTGGCAGAGGCACTAGTAAGTAGGCGCATTGATGCGCTGTTTGTTGCCAGTGCCATACCCAACGCCAGCGAGTACTACTTAAAGTTGCAAAACTCTGGCACTCCGGTGATTGCCATTGACCGTCCGTTAGACGACGAGCACTTTTCTTGTGTACTCAGCGAAGATTTCAGCGCTGCGTTTGAACTCACCCAATCTTTGATGAGTGACAGCGTAAAAACCATAGGGCTGATAGGCGCATTGCCTGAACTGAACATTTCACGTGAACGTCAGCAAGGGTTTGAATCCGCGATTAAAGCGCAAAACAAACAAGCTCAAATTGGTTATGGCGAACACTTTAATGCGGAAGAGGGCAAAGCAGTTTTACAACAATGGCTGGCGAACAATACCGTGCCAGATGCCATTGTTACTACTTCATATACTCTGCTAGAAGGGGTATTAGATGTCTTGGTAGAAAAGCCTGAATTAATGCAAACCGTTAAATTGGCAACGTTTGGTGATAACCGCTTATTGGACTTTCTGCCAACCAAAGTGAACTCTTTGCCTCAGCAGTTTGAAGTGATTGCAGACAGCGCCTTAGCTTTGGCATTGAACGCTTCTGCAAAGCGCTATCAAGCGGGTATTGAGTTAGTGCCAAGGAAGATTCGGGTTCGGGCGTAG
- the fruB gene encoding fused PTS fructose transporter subunit IIA/HPr protein: MLTLTQNDITMRQSASDKFEAIKHIAKDLAEKNLVQAGYVEGMLNRENQNSTFLGNGIAIPHGTTDTRGLVKQTGVTVHHFPQGIDWGDGNLVYIAIGIAAKSDEHLGILKHLTKVLSADGVEAQLKTAASAADVIALLNGELQLEADFDASLVQHLFPASDMVQMAAVAGGLLKNTGCASNDFVADLVTKSPTHLGKGLWLIGSNKGVTRTGVSFVSTANDCEFEGVQVKALVAFAACNTAHQSILSTLSQLVFEGKQEAIITAKTDALIALLKNEAAPVSSAGNTATFKIKNAHGLHARPGAMLVAEAKKFESTIQVANIDGENKAVNAKSLMKVIALGVKHGHQLQFTAEGADAAQAIEAIGNAIASGLGEGR, from the coding sequence ATGCTGACATTAACTCAAAACGACATCACGATGCGCCAATCAGCATCCGACAAATTCGAGGCGATCAAACACATCGCCAAAGACTTAGCCGAGAAGAATTTGGTACAAGCCGGTTACGTTGAAGGCATGTTAAACCGAGAGAATCAAAACTCGACTTTTCTTGGTAATGGCATTGCCATTCCACACGGTACAACAGACACACGTGGTTTAGTAAAACAAACGGGCGTGACGGTTCACCACTTCCCACAAGGCATTGATTGGGGTGATGGCAACCTAGTTTACATTGCGATTGGTATTGCCGCTAAATCTGATGAACACCTTGGCATTCTAAAGCATCTCACCAAAGTGTTGTCTGCTGACGGCGTAGAAGCCCAACTAAAAACGGCCGCTTCTGCTGCTGATGTCATTGCACTATTAAATGGCGAACTTCAACTTGAAGCCGATTTTGATGCCTCACTCGTGCAGCATTTATTCCCTGCAAGCGACATGGTTCAAATGGCCGCTGTAGCCGGCGGTTTATTGAAAAACACAGGCTGTGCGAGCAACGATTTTGTTGCAGATTTAGTGACTAAATCCCCTACCCACCTAGGCAAAGGGCTTTGGTTAATTGGTAGCAATAAAGGCGTTACTCGTACTGGTGTTTCTTTTGTTTCTACCGCTAACGATTGCGAGTTCGAAGGGGTTCAAGTGAAAGCCTTAGTGGCATTCGCCGCGTGTAATACCGCTCACCAATCCATATTAAGTACCCTGAGCCAATTGGTTTTTGAAGGCAAACAAGAAGCGATTATTACGGCGAAAACCGATGCGCTGATTGCATTACTTAAAAATGAAGCGGCTCCAGTTTCAAGCGCTGGCAACACAGCCACGTTTAAGATTAAAAATGCACACGGCCTGCATGCTCGCCCTGGTGCGATGCTTGTCGCTGAAGCGAAGAAGTTTGAGTCCACCATTCAAGTGGCCAACATCGATGGCGAGAACAAAGCCGTTAACGCAAAAAGCCTGATGAAAGTGATCGCGCTTGGCGTGAAACATGGCCATCAGTTGCAATTTACCGCAGAGGGTGCCGATGCCGCGCAAGCGATTGAAGCCATTGGCAACGCCATTGCATCTGGCCTAGGTGAAGGACGCTAG
- the pfkB gene encoding 1-phosphofructokinase: MNNKAQAKVVTITLNPALDLTGSIDALNAGSVSLVNKGSLHAAGKGVNVAKVLSELGADVTVTGFLGQDNQEKFVQLFDTLGATDRFIRVAGATRINVKLVEENGRVSDINFPGVHVDSEAITQFEHTLFELADDHEYFVIAGSLPNGISPELCASWIEKLHQLGKKVLFDSSRDALAAGLDAHPWLIKPNDEELSQFVGSHLKTPEQCQQAAQNLASKGIDNIVVSMGADGVMWLNNNEWLRCAPPKMNVVSTVGAGDTLVAGLCWGHMQQMEKTELLTFSTALSALAVSQVGVGLTSQQELDDVKKQIQIHTLSQAASSKD, translated from the coding sequence ATGAACAACAAAGCGCAAGCTAAAGTCGTCACTATTACGTTAAACCCAGCGTTGGACTTAACGGGCAGTATTGATGCGCTTAATGCAGGTTCAGTAAGCCTAGTGAACAAAGGCTCACTTCATGCGGCGGGTAAAGGCGTTAACGTTGCAAAAGTTCTGTCTGAGCTCGGTGCAGACGTTACCGTGACAGGATTTTTGGGCCAAGACAACCAAGAGAAATTTGTTCAACTGTTTGACACGTTGGGCGCAACAGACCGCTTTATTCGCGTTGCAGGAGCCACACGAATTAACGTGAAACTGGTTGAAGAAAATGGCCGTGTTAGCGACATCAACTTCCCTGGTGTCCACGTAGATTCTGAAGCCATAACGCAGTTTGAACACACGTTATTTGAGCTAGCAGATGACCACGAGTATTTCGTTATTGCTGGCAGCTTGCCTAATGGGATCTCACCTGAATTATGTGCAAGCTGGATCGAAAAGCTGCACCAGTTAGGTAAGAAAGTGCTATTTGATAGCAGCCGTGACGCGCTAGCTGCAGGGTTAGATGCCCACCCATGGCTCATTAAACCTAACGATGAAGAGCTTTCTCAATTCGTTGGCAGCCACTTAAAAACGCCTGAGCAATGCCAACAGGCCGCTCAAAACCTTGCAAGTAAAGGTATAGATAACATCGTGGTATCGATGGGTGCAGACGGCGTGATGTGGCTCAACAATAATGAATGGCTGCGCTGCGCACCACCAAAAATGAACGTAGTGAGTACCGTTGGCGCTGGCGATACGTTAGTCGCTGGGCTGTGCTGGGGCCACATGCAACAAATGGAAAAAACAGAATTACTCACATTTTCTACCGCATTATCTGCGCTTGCTGTTTCTCAAGTAGGCGTGGGACTAACTAGCCAACAAGAGCTAGACGACGTGAAAAAGCAAATCCAAATACACACGCTAAGCCAAGCGGCTAGCAGTAAGGACTAA